One Sediminicola sp. YIK13 DNA segment encodes these proteins:
- a CDS encoding HD domain-containing protein gives MTDTQIVEETIAFVKETLKGAEGGHDWFHIQRVFKNTLLIAKDEQVNILVVSLGALLHDIADAKFHGGDESVGPKLATEFLTSLEVDPGVIDHVVKIIENISYKSSLEPGKDKFKSLELAVVQDADRLDAIGAIGIARAFNYGGFKNRELYNPDIAPNLNMSKEEYKKSTAPTINHFYEKLLLLKDKMNTESGKKIAAQRHQVMLDYLEHFFMEWNGTS, from the coding sequence ATGACAGACACCCAAATAGTAGAAGAAACCATTGCCTTTGTCAAGGAAACCCTTAAAGGTGCTGAAGGCGGACATGATTGGTTCCATATTCAACGTGTATTTAAAAACACCCTGCTGATAGCAAAGGATGAGCAGGTAAATATCTTAGTGGTTAGCCTTGGGGCCCTATTACATGATATTGCCGACGCAAAATTTCATGGTGGTGACGAATCCGTCGGTCCCAAACTCGCCACAGAATTTTTAACCTCCCTTGAAGTTGACCCAGGAGTTATTGACCATGTCGTAAAAATTATTGAAAATATATCCTATAAATCCAGTTTAGAACCTGGGAAAGATAAATTTAAATCTCTAGAATTAGCTGTAGTCCAAGATGCCGACCGTTTAGATGCCATTGGCGCCATAGGTATTGCAAGGGCCTTTAATTACGGTGGCTTTAAAAATAGGGAGCTTTACAACCCGGATATTGCTCCCAACCTAAATATGTCCAAAGAGGAATACAAAAAATCCACTGCCCCTACGATCAACCATTTCTACGAAAAGTTGTTGTTGTTAAAAGATAAGATGAACACTGAAAGTGGTAAGAAAATAGCAGCACAAAGACATCAGGTCATGTTGGATTATTTGGAGCATTTCTTTATGGAATGGAATGGAACCTCTTAA